The following DNA comes from Solanum stenotomum isolate F172 chromosome 11, ASM1918654v1, whole genome shotgun sequence.
GTGGTATacccaaatacatgtatctagggatgattcacatgtatatggGGGATCTCGCAAGCTTGCATCTCTCTTatctcactcacctctctccttCTATCGCTCGTCTCTCTCCCTAGTTTAGTGTATCTCAAAAATAGATATATCTAAGTATGTAtgacttgaaatttgatatgtaattattaattagtaagataatatataattattttacactatagggaaaatttttaaaaataatagaaatgtTTGTATAATTAGGTAGTTTTTCAATATTACAGGGGCTGCAATACAAAAAGGAGTAGAACTCCAAAAAACTAGATCTCCTTGATGATGTGCAAAAGATCTTttctaattattaaaaaaacatatcttAGATGACATCATGACAACTACTTAATTGTTTCATGTGAAGTATCCCATTTCTACCCAACCCTACTTCCATCATAGTGTATGCTTTTTatgaaatgaattaaataaatcaagaagaagaagaaagaagaagaaacatagAAATGGAAGGGGAGATCCACAATTTTATTGTTGTATGGACTATTGTCTTAGCAAGTTTATGTTATTCTCACACCATAGCCAAATTCATTCCAAAAGGCAAATCAAGATTTGTGGCTATAATTCCAATAGTTTGTCTATTTTACATTCTTCCTCTTTATCTCACCTCCATTAATCTTGGTGCTACTACTTCTTTCTTCATTACAGGACTAGCCACTTTCAAGCTCATTCTTTTTGCTTTTGGTAAAGGCCCTTTGTCATCAACTCCACCTCTACCACTTTCAACATTCATTCCCTTGGCTTGTTTGCCtataaagttgaaaaaatattCTACTAGTGATAATgttgaaaccaaaaaaaagacCATAAGTTCAACTTTCAATCTTGTTACAAAGATTGCACTTTTAGCCATTTTGATAAGGGTGTATAATCATAAAGAAAATTTACATCCAAAATTCATTCTCTTTTGTTATTGCCTCCACATTTACTTCATGTTAGAGATCATGTTGAATATAGTTAGCATCGCGGTTCGAGTGGTGAGTCGAGTTGAGCTCGAGCCAGCCATCAACAATCCTCACCTGGCTAGCTCGCTTCAGGATTTCTGGGGTAAGAGGTGGAACCTCATGGTAACTAATATACTCCATCTAACCGTCTATGATCATGTTCGTTTGGTTATTGTGGACCGGATCCCGAGGAAGTGGGCCCCAATTCCAGCTGTGCTCGCCACGTTTTTCGTTTCGGGGCTAATGCATGAGCTATTTTTCTATTACATTGGAAGATTGAAGCCTAGTGGTGAAGCCATGATGTTCTTTCTAATTCATGGAGTCGCTTTGAGTGTTGAAATTGTTATGAAGAAAATGTTCAATGGCAAATTTTTGGTTCCTAGGATTATTTCAGGTCCATTAGCACTAGCATTTATTATTTTCACAAGTTTTTGGTtcttttttcctccttttttgaGGGGTAATACGGAGCTTAAATTATGTAATGAATATATtgctttctttaaatttattaggTATGGTCAATTAATTAGTCCTACCAATATCACATGTTCACTCCTGTAAGAATATTTATTCATGGTGGACTAAGTATAtgttatgataaaaataaattactttgagTGCAACgtgaaattttctatttttttttttttgaaaaagactcaAAAGGTTAGCTTAGCTTATCGTCTTTCAAACAAAAAACATCGcttaaattagaaataataaggatagaaaaaaatttcatatcctTAAGAACATTTCTTGATCGATATCATTAAATCTTTATCATATTTGTGCATCGTTTGCTAATAAGATGACACATTTGCTTTCCATTCCCCAAATTGGTTTAATAAAAGTCTTTATGACattcaacaaattaaatatagaaaatctTCAATAATAGTACTAAGACGATGCCGTTGGATGTCCTAATTCTTAATAACGATCGACCATGAAATTTTCTTCATTAAACATTGTTCGATAATCACAACACGTTGTTATTAGGTTTAAATAAAGCTATTGGTGTTTGCCTTTTTGACGTTCAttctctttctatttttattttttctttctaaaattggtTTGCAAATATATTTGTTGCAAAAAAGC
Coding sequences within:
- the LOC125844878 gene encoding acyl-CoA--sterol O-acyltransferase 1-like isoform X2, translating into MEGEIHNFIVVWTIVLASLCYSHTIAKFIPKGKSRFVAIIPIVCLFYILPLYLTSINLGATTSFFITGLATFKLILFAFGKGPLSSTPPLPLSTFIPLACLPIKLKKYSTSDNVETKKKTISSTFNLVTKIALLAILIRVYNHKENLHPKFILFCYCLHIYFMLEIMLNIVSIAVRVVSRVELEPAINNPHLASSLQDFWGKRWNLMVTNILRPTVYDPIHSMVADRISRKWAPLPAVIATFFVSGLMHELIFYYNGRLKPNGEVMMFFLIHGVALSLEIVIKKIFNGKFLVPRIISGPLALSFIIFTSFWLFFPPFLRGNTELKACTEFIAFLEFIRYGKLINPTNITCPLL
- the LOC125844878 gene encoding acyl-CoA--sterol O-acyltransferase 1-like isoform X1; this translates as MEGEIHNFIVVWTIVLASLCYSHTIAKFIPKGKSRFVAIIPIVCLFYILPLYLTSINLGATTSFFITGLATFKLILFAFGKGPLSSTPPLPLSTFIPLACLPIKLKKYSTSDNVETKKKTISSTFNLVTKIALLAILIRVYNHKENLHPKFILFCYCLHIYFMLEIMLNIVSIAVRVVSRVELEPAINNPHLASSLQDFWGKRWNLMVTNILHLTVYDHVRLVIVDRIPRKWAPIPAVLATFFVSGLMHELFFYYIGRLKPSGEAMMFFLIHGVALSVEIVMKKMFNGKFLVPRIISGPLALSFIIFTSFWLFFPPFLRGNTELKACTEFIAFLEFIRYGKLINPTNITCPLL